Proteins found in one Sardina pilchardus chromosome 3, fSarPil1.1, whole genome shotgun sequence genomic segment:
- the LOC134076009 gene encoding proteoglycan 4-like: MQLSPGFFSGTPEKTFGLIRFRAANDAKFLKTKFATKSLWEQAVKELGLEGQITHKQISKKWENLKKRYKDLRDPRTGSGTDHGEKTLSNWPYYAEMHAVLGGRPAVDPPVIVASFRPAEEDPTALLMAIVTPTYEPLREDLPESASASVSSTSPPTTPSTTLPATPVSASSTNPPTTPSTTSSTNSDTPSNTLPATPTPSPRKRKGSAVQQMLDFLQSESAKEQRRHTESEEKTERFLKLFEKLVDKI, encoded by the exons ATGCAATTGTCACCGGGTTTCTTTTCAGGGACTCCAGAGAAGACCTTTGGCCTCATCCGCTTTAGGGCAGCAAATGATGCCAAATTTCTTAAAACAAAATTTGCCACCAAAAGCCTGTGGGA GCAAGCAGTGAAAGAGCTGGGCCTGGAGGGTCAAATTACCCACAAGCAGATCAGCAAGAAGTGGGAGAATTTAAAGAAGCGTTATAAG GACCTGAGGGATCCCAGGACGGGCTCTGGCACAGACCATGGGGAAAAGACGCTGTCAAATTGGCCATATTATGCAGAGATGCATGCTGTTTTGGGGGGAAGGCCTGCAGTTGACCCCCCAGTCATTGTGGCTTCCTTCAGGCCGGCTGAGGAGGACCCCACAGCCTTATTAATG GCCATTGTCACACCAACTTATGAACCCCTCAGGGAGGACTTACCTGAGTCAGCCTCGGCCTCAGTCTCTTCCACCAGTCCTCCCACTACACCTTCCACTACCCTACCCGCAACTCCAGTCTCAGCCTCTTCCACCAATCCTCCCACTACACCATCCACTACCTCTTCCACCAATTCAGATACGCCATCTAACACCCTCCCCGCTActccaacaccatcaccaaggaagaggaaggggagtgCCGTCCAGCAAATGCTGGACTTTTTGCAATCTGAATCAGCTAAGGAGCAGAGAAGGCACACTGAATCAGAGGAGAAAACCGAAAGGTTTTTGAAACTATTTGAAAAACTTGTGGACAAAATCTGA